Genomic window (Deltaproteobacteria bacterium):
TCAAACCGGCACGCTCGGCGATCTGATCGGTTCCCGCTGTTCGCAACAGATTTGTGGTCAGATTGCGTAGAACCGTGGCGACGATCCACCCTACACCACCAATTATAAAAGCGGCAAATGCATTGGGAAGGACATCGAGGGTCTTGGCCACCATCTCACGCAGCGGGTCAAGAAGACCTTCCATCTGCAATGCCCCCAAAATGGCAGGAATGAAGAGCAGGATAACAAGCCAGAACAGGGCCTGACTCAAAGCGCCGCTGATAGGTGCCATGCCGGCATTTTCCGCGAGTTTCTCATCGAGAGTGGTCTTGGAGAGAACCTTGTTGACCAGCACACGCACGATGCTGGCAAGGAACCACGCCACCAAGGCAAGCCCAAAGCCTGCCAGCAAACGTGGTGCGTAAAGAAAAAGTTGGGTCAAGAGGGCTGCGAACGGACCTGAGACGAGAGTCAGATCCAAGGCATTAAAAATTGCGGTCAGCGTCAACAGAATCACAACCCAGAAGAAGGTCACGGCCATACCTTTTTCAATATCTACAGATTGGCCTGTTAGCTGAGCGAAGCGAGAATTCAAGCCCATCAATCCCAGTCCCTTGCGTATTCCTGCACGGACGACAACGGCGACGATCCAGCCCAATACCAATATAGCCAAAGCACCCATGAGCGTGGGTATCTGACCGCCCACCCCTGCCTGAATCGCATCCCACATGGTTGTTATCTCTTCAGTCATCTGCCATCCTCCTTCCTGACTTTTCGGCATAACAATCCGTCTATATCATGGCCTGTTGCTGTCCTCAAAATACCATGGTGAGACCTGTTATCATTGGCCTCTAAGACGAATTCAATTTGCCTTTTCATGTTGCATCGTTCCCTATTTTTACACACCATTTTTAGATTTGGGTCATCTCAATCAATGCAGATAATGGGAAACCATTCACAGATTTTTTCTCGACCCGATTTA
Coding sequences:
- a CDS encoding mechanosensitive ion channel, with product MTEEITTMWDAIQAGVGGQIPTLMGALAILVLGWIVAVVVRAGIRKGLGLMGLNSRFAQLTGQSVDIEKGMAVTFFWVVILLTLTAIFNALDLTLVSGPFAALLTQLFLYAPRLLAGFGLALVAWFLASIVRVLVNKVLSKTTLDEKLAENAGMAPISGALSQALFWLVILLFIPAILGALQMEGLLDPLREMVAKTLDVLPNAFAAFIIGGVGWIVATVLRNLTTNLLRTAGTDQIAERAGLKESVRLSSVAGLLVFVAVFLPALIAALDALKIEAISKPATDMLGMILSAVPHIVAAALILSITWLVASFASRLLASLLSTMGFDNLPQHAGLAHAFEKTPASVFVGYVAMFFAMLFATVEAANQLGFTQVGDVVTTFIKFGGDVLLGSIILVIGFWLANLAYEGIDRASGPNTRGLARIGRFAILALVLALGLRAMGIADD